In the Candidatus Baltobacteraceae bacterium genome, one interval contains:
- a CDS encoding AsmA family protein produces MPTLPLRVAGAAVVVFLLAVVAAPFLIPVDRYRPLLTWAIERATGRDVTIDKLQFYLLPTTRIRAINVHMRNPRSFPAGDALVAESVDLGIDLPALLSRRLDITYIAPSGVELNILRNVAGHTNFSIVQSKSTQAQLFTPGFSVDQIGNVAVKNARITLTDLVRGVPTPVLSLNGVSGNVSAIDPHASNWAQKLVIVANLRGAQLTTPLIDRPIDFRSGDLEIKNGEARSSFVLAAADEDLAGSVALAHLDPFSITFDVRGPSLDVAALAAVLRPGSGGVGSTAAHLLARGTIGFDKVTFGSLEATKWRSQLAAYTHALRLDQATFEAYGGAVRGSASLDTANPLPTNVNARIRGMRVADSLAVLRVGGGNVTGLLDADFKLTTQLAHDPEAALAGSGTFSVRNGTFSHLNALAGDSRFSYFGGDVRVANERAYSDRLRLVTSHMKAVSRGSFGFDKSLSYSGVGVIGAASAAAFAPVPAELRLVLANALRQNAGSSRVRARFVLRGTLDNPQFSLAGTPQLLNASSALQALPQTSSQLQDILKQIPGLSLP; encoded by the coding sequence GTGCCAACGTTACCATTACGCGTGGCCGGCGCGGCAGTCGTCGTGTTTTTGCTCGCCGTCGTGGCCGCCCCGTTCCTCATTCCGGTCGATCGTTATCGACCGCTCTTAACGTGGGCCATTGAGCGCGCGACGGGGCGCGATGTCACGATCGACAAACTGCAGTTCTACCTGCTGCCGACGACGCGGATTCGAGCCATCAACGTTCACATGCGAAATCCTCGGAGCTTTCCAGCCGGAGACGCGCTTGTCGCCGAATCCGTCGACTTGGGGATCGACCTGCCCGCACTGCTCTCGCGTCGGCTCGATATCACGTACATCGCGCCCTCGGGCGTAGAGCTCAACATATTGCGCAATGTCGCAGGGCATACAAATTTCAGCATCGTGCAGTCCAAATCCACGCAGGCGCAACTCTTCACTCCCGGCTTCAGCGTAGATCAAATTGGTAACGTCGCTGTGAAGAATGCACGCATCACCCTAACCGACTTGGTCCGGGGAGTGCCAACGCCGGTGCTTTCGTTGAACGGCGTGAGCGGGAATGTGAGCGCCATCGACCCGCACGCGTCGAATTGGGCACAAAAGCTGGTGATCGTCGCAAACTTGCGCGGCGCGCAGTTGACGACGCCCCTGATCGATCGGCCAATCGATTTTCGCAGCGGAGATCTCGAGATTAAGAACGGGGAGGCACGCAGCAGTTTTGTGCTTGCAGCCGCCGACGAAGATCTTGCCGGAAGCGTGGCACTGGCGCATTTGGACCCGTTTTCAATTACGTTTGACGTTCGCGGTCCGTCGCTGGACGTAGCGGCACTCGCGGCAGTCTTGCGACCCGGTTCGGGCGGTGTGGGGTCGACTGCGGCGCATTTGCTAGCACGCGGCACGATCGGATTCGACAAGGTGACCTTCGGAAGTCTCGAGGCGACGAAATGGCGTTCACAACTTGCGGCTTACACCCATGCGCTGCGCCTCGACCAGGCGACGTTCGAAGCATACGGCGGAGCAGTGCGCGGCTCGGCGTCGCTTGATACCGCAAATCCATTGCCGACGAACGTCAATGCGAGGATTCGAGGCATGAGGGTCGCGGACTCTCTCGCGGTACTCCGTGTTGGCGGCGGCAACGTCACCGGCTTGCTCGATGCGGATTTCAAACTTACGACGCAGCTCGCGCACGATCCCGAAGCTGCGCTCGCGGGTTCGGGCACGTTCAGCGTGCGCAACGGCACGTTCTCGCATCTCAATGCACTGGCGGGCGATTCTCGCTTCAGCTACTTCGGTGGCGACGTGCGTGTAGCGAACGAACGCGCGTACAGCGACCGGTTGCGACTCGTCACGTCACACATGAAGGCCGTGAGCCGCGGCAGCTTTGGTTTCGATAAATCACTTTCGTATAGCGGCGTAGGCGTAATTGGCGCGGCGAGCGCTGCGGCCTTCGCGCCCGTGCCCGCGGAGCTGCGGCTCGTCCTTGCGAACGCGCTGCGACAGAACGCCGGCTCGTCTCGGGTGCGTGCGCGGTTCGTATTGCGCGGAACGCTCGACAACCCGCAATTCTCGCTTGCCGGAACGCCGCAATTGTTGAACGCGTCGAGCGCGCTGCAAGCGTTGCCGCAGACGTCGTCGCAGCTTCAGGATATCTTGAAGCAGATTCCGGGCCTCAGCTTGCCGTGA
- a CDS encoding Crp/Fnr family transcriptional regulator, which produces MSLDDSATGNVFLDSLPENTRRHIQKRAATVALSVRDAVYHKGGSVDYAYFPIEGIISNVSTMKDGDSIEVGIVGREGMTGFPLLLTGATSASNLYAQISGTSLRISGAAMVEIIGDGLASRRPFDMYAEAILDSVSQYAACNRLHTIQQRFARWLVMAHDRVRGDDIPLTQEFLSLMLGVRRAGVTLAASTLQQAGLIKYTRGRIVVRDRERLQACACECYDTVEDRCKELVGFSIRKHRVALAKERTVRVEAGRSRPTSR; this is translated from the coding sequence ATGAGCCTCGATGATTCGGCCACTGGAAATGTTTTTCTCGATAGTCTTCCTGAGAACACGCGGCGCCATATCCAAAAGCGTGCCGCAACGGTCGCCTTGAGCGTACGTGACGCGGTATACCATAAAGGCGGGAGCGTAGACTACGCCTATTTCCCGATTGAGGGCATCATCTCGAATGTCTCCACGATGAAAGATGGAGATTCCATTGAAGTCGGTATCGTTGGCAGAGAAGGGATGACAGGCTTTCCACTCCTGCTAACCGGTGCGACATCTGCCAGTAATCTTTACGCGCAGATCAGTGGGACGTCCCTTAGAATTTCTGGGGCAGCCATGGTCGAAATTATCGGAGACGGCTTAGCATCGCGGCGACCTTTTGACATGTATGCCGAAGCGATACTCGATTCGGTCTCTCAGTACGCGGCCTGCAATCGGCTGCACACAATCCAGCAACGCTTTGCACGATGGCTCGTTATGGCGCACGATCGTGTTCGCGGAGATGACATCCCCCTCACCCAAGAATTTTTGTCGCTCATGCTTGGGGTAAGACGGGCAGGGGTAACCCTGGCAGCGTCCACGTTGCAGCAAGCCGGGTTGATAAAATATACCCGTGGCCGCATCGTTGTTCGAGACCGAGAACGACTTCAGGCTTGCGCTTGCGAGTGTTATGATACGGTCGAAGACCGCTGTAAGGAATTGGTCGGCTTCTCAATACGAAAGCATCGTGTAGCACTAGCCAAAGAAAGAACCGTTCGAGTTGAGGCCGGTCGGTCGCGCCCGACGAGTCGCTGA
- a CDS encoding DEAD/DEAH box helicase — MATFADFGLRSQLVRALQKLQFTQPTPVQVASIPPAMLGRDVMASAMTGSGKTAAFGLPLLNSHLDPARKGQRSLVVVPTRELAAQIAAHLKALSGDSGIRIVAIYGGVGFGGQRHELRRGADIIVATPGRLLDHMTQKTVSLEGVSCLVLDEADRMLDMGFLPVVRRIVKALPRKRQTLFFSATIPPEIMNLTKEMLTDPVRVDLSPPAKTASGVTQTIYAIDQNQKTDLLVELLKDNAIFSALAFTRTKARANRLADALAKHKIPTERIHGNRSQGQRTRALADFKSGKYRVLVATDIAARGIDIEDLDLVVNYDVPLAPDDYVHRIGRTARAQATGDAVTFVSREERPQLAQIERALGKKLDRAEVPVLRRR, encoded by the coding sequence ATGGCTACGTTTGCCGATTTCGGCTTGCGCTCACAACTCGTGCGCGCGCTTCAAAAACTTCAATTTACACAACCAACCCCCGTCCAAGTCGCCTCCATTCCGCCGGCCATGCTCGGCCGCGATGTGATGGCGAGCGCAATGACCGGCAGCGGGAAGACGGCCGCATTCGGTCTGCCGCTCCTGAACTCACACCTCGATCCCGCTCGCAAGGGGCAGCGTTCGCTCGTCGTCGTACCGACCCGCGAGCTCGCAGCGCAGATCGCCGCGCACCTCAAAGCTCTCTCCGGAGATTCCGGAATTCGCATCGTCGCGATCTACGGTGGCGTTGGTTTTGGCGGTCAGAGACACGAGCTCAGACGTGGCGCGGATATCATCGTCGCAACGCCCGGCCGTCTTCTCGATCATATGACGCAGAAAACCGTCTCGCTTGAGGGCGTCTCGTGTCTCGTTCTCGACGAGGCCGACCGGATGCTCGACATGGGTTTTCTTCCGGTCGTCCGCCGGATCGTCAAGGCGCTGCCGCGTAAGCGTCAGACGCTGTTCTTTTCAGCGACGATTCCGCCTGAGATCATGAACCTTACAAAAGAGATGCTGACCGACCCCGTTCGGGTCGATCTCTCGCCGCCGGCAAAAACGGCGAGCGGCGTGACGCAAACGATCTACGCGATCGACCAAAACCAAAAGACGGATCTGCTGGTCGAGCTGCTCAAAGACAACGCGATCTTCAGTGCGCTCGCATTCACGCGCACGAAGGCTCGCGCGAATCGCTTAGCCGACGCGCTCGCAAAACACAAGATTCCCACGGAGCGCATCCACGGAAATCGATCGCAAGGTCAACGCACCCGTGCACTCGCCGACTTCAAGAGCGGGAAATATCGCGTGCTGGTGGCGACCGATATTGCCGCGCGAGGCATCGACATCGAAGATCTCGACCTCGTCGTCAACTACGACGTGCCACTTGCACCGGACGACTACGTGCACCGTATTGGACGCACGGCACGAGCCCAGGCTACGGGTGATGCCGTGACGTTCGTTTCACGCGAAGAGCGACCGCAGCTCGCTCAAATCGAACGTGCCTTGGGCAAAAAGCTCGACCGCGCCGAAGTCCCGGTTTTGCGCCGCCGCTAG
- a CDS encoding GAF domain-containing protein, giving the protein MPSWFGRGLMFVIVVASVLFVCGSGFIGEAPGYYGSLPVAALSNDSFRLGDVPKGTSLAEAGLHPGEMVRFARSDLETRAALLTAVVGSRLTLIAGGREVTLVAHAGPKQFLPLVLIAVKLAYLLVAGLLVLRRWETASVRALVFFLTGFGLALGLPNVNPIVSSEFSFALFDVGAMLLLVCAGAAAAEFSAHLSDSPTLAERRLASAAVVTAGMGVVAAVAVQLFFAVQGVAARVLISVLFALPFLLAIATLVVGFIQARAADRSRRLWVLLIIGVGISGPALDFIVIAFAGYTARVDQFALLTVAIIPVGLAYVILRHRLIDVGFVLNQAAVYAGVSIVIVGILVIVETLLSNYVASASHVTNTAVQLGVALALGFSINAIHKRVERFVDRVFFRVRYAAQAALHAFALDAPYVTDVSLLLERCVQSVHQYARATRAGTWVAGPPGEYTMAAGDFPAGGHVDFNDPAAVAMRARHVVVDLQKSGSSIPGVLAFPMVSGGELLGILVCDAKADQESYAPDERASLEEVASAVAHALGALRIQDLEREVAALRAIAAGPRKWAVGGGAES; this is encoded by the coding sequence ATGCCGTCGTGGTTCGGGCGCGGCCTCATGTTCGTGATCGTTGTCGCGTCGGTTCTCTTTGTGTGTGGCTCCGGGTTTATCGGAGAAGCGCCGGGCTACTACGGCAGTCTCCCCGTGGCTGCGCTTTCGAACGACAGCTTTCGCCTCGGTGACGTTCCGAAAGGTACGAGCCTTGCCGAAGCGGGGCTGCATCCCGGCGAGATGGTTCGCTTCGCCCGTTCCGACCTCGAGACACGCGCGGCCTTACTTACGGCCGTGGTGGGCTCGCGGCTGACGCTGATAGCCGGCGGACGGGAAGTCACGCTTGTCGCGCACGCCGGTCCGAAGCAATTTCTTCCGCTCGTTCTCATTGCCGTAAAGCTGGCGTATTTGCTCGTGGCTGGGCTGCTCGTTCTGCGGCGTTGGGAAACTGCGTCCGTTCGCGCGCTCGTCTTTTTCCTGACGGGTTTTGGACTGGCTCTTGGGCTACCGAACGTAAATCCGATCGTGTCGTCGGAATTTTCGTTCGCGTTATTCGACGTCGGGGCCATGCTGTTGCTCGTCTGCGCCGGCGCCGCCGCCGCGGAATTCTCCGCACATCTCTCGGACTCGCCGACCCTCGCGGAACGCCGTCTGGCTTCCGCAGCGGTCGTGACAGCGGGCATGGGTGTCGTCGCGGCCGTGGCTGTACAATTGTTCTTCGCGGTTCAGGGCGTCGCTGCGCGCGTGCTGATCAGTGTACTTTTTGCGTTGCCGTTTTTGCTCGCGATCGCGACGCTGGTCGTGGGCTTCATTCAAGCGCGTGCCGCCGATCGCAGCCGGCGGCTTTGGGTGCTGCTCATCATCGGCGTCGGGATTTCGGGGCCGGCACTCGACTTTATCGTAATTGCGTTCGCTGGATACACTGCGCGCGTCGATCAGTTCGCGCTCCTCACCGTCGCGATCATCCCCGTCGGCCTTGCGTACGTCATCCTGCGCCATCGCCTGATCGACGTCGGCTTCGTCCTCAATCAGGCCGCGGTATATGCGGGCGTCTCGATTGTTATCGTCGGCATTCTCGTCATCGTTGAGACGCTGCTTTCCAACTATGTTGCGAGCGCGAGCCATGTCACGAACACCGCGGTTCAACTCGGCGTCGCGCTTGCTCTCGGGTTTTCCATCAACGCGATTCACAAGCGAGTCGAGCGTTTCGTCGATCGCGTGTTCTTTCGCGTGCGTTATGCAGCACAAGCCGCCTTACACGCGTTCGCACTCGACGCGCCGTACGTCACCGATGTGTCGCTGCTGCTGGAACGCTGCGTGCAAAGCGTTCACCAGTACGCGCGTGCGACGCGCGCGGGGACCTGGGTTGCGGGCCCGCCCGGGGAGTACACAATGGCCGCCGGAGATTTCCCGGCAGGCGGGCACGTCGATTTCAACGATCCGGCGGCGGTCGCCATGCGCGCGCGGCATGTGGTCGTCGATCTGCAGAAGTCGGGGTCGAGCATTCCCGGCGTGCTGGCATTCCCGATGGTGAGCGGAGGAGAGCTGCTCGGGATCCTGGTTTGCGATGCTAAGGCGGATCAGGAGAGCTACGCGCCCGACGAGCGGGCCTCTCTGGAAGAGGTGGCGAGCGCCGTGGCGCACGCGCTCGGCGCGTTGCGCATCCAAGACCTCGAGCGGGAGGTTGCCGCCCTGCGCGCCATAGCGGCCGGGCCACGAAAATGGGCTGTCGGCGGAGGGGCCGAGTCGTGA
- the infA gene encoding translation initiation factor IF-1, translated as MYPPKEEPLEVYGTIRQVFPSTMFSVELENNTTILAHIAGRLRRHHIRILPGDRVDVEISPYDLTKGRITYRYRAGEPKRT; from the coding sequence GTGTACCCGCCGAAGGAAGAACCATTGGAAGTCTACGGAACGATCCGGCAAGTCTTCCCAAGCACGATGTTTTCCGTCGAGCTTGAAAACAACACGACGATCCTCGCGCACATCGCGGGCCGGCTTCGCCGGCACCACATCCGCATTTTGCCCGGTGATCGCGTCGATGTCGAAATCTCCCCGTACGACCTGACGAAAGGTCGCATAACGTATCGCTATCGAGCCGGAGAGCCGAAGCGCACGTAG
- a CDS encoding beta/gamma crystallin-related protein yields MIARIAFLAFALSLTLGVSSSAQVAPTPAVKLASGPLITLYSRDLYNGPSLKVEGITPDVHVKNFPYPTASFVVNRGHWLLCSGRSFTGTCVTVGVGMYSASFANGFAQSITSLRPVN; encoded by the coding sequence ATGATAGCTCGCATCGCGTTTCTGGCTTTCGCACTTTCTCTTACGCTTGGTGTTTCGTCGAGCGCTCAAGTCGCGCCGACACCAGCGGTGAAGCTCGCGAGCGGACCGTTGATTACGCTCTATTCACGCGATCTCTATAACGGCCCCAGCCTCAAAGTCGAGGGGATCACGCCGGACGTACACGTGAAAAATTTCCCGTATCCCACGGCATCGTTCGTCGTCAATCGTGGACACTGGTTACTCTGCAGTGGCCGTAGCTTTACGGGGACGTGCGTTACGGTCGGTGTTGGAATGTATTCGGCTTCGTTCGCAAACGGCTTCGCTCAGAGCATTACGTCGCTTCGACCTGTAAACTAG
- a CDS encoding MarR family transcriptional regulator produces MQDRVDHILAQWKRERPDLDTRPMAVVGRIQRATAALRPLLDATHEASGLQSESFDVLASLRRNGSPHQLSPTDLYREMMLTSGAMTNRIDRLEEAGLVARRADPNDRRGTLVRLTPKGKTLIDNATTKHVANEERLLSVLTLREQQQLNDILRKLLIALGDTG; encoded by the coding sequence ATGCAGGATCGCGTCGACCATATTCTCGCGCAGTGGAAGCGCGAGCGCCCCGACCTCGATACCCGTCCGATGGCCGTCGTCGGGCGCATCCAGCGCGCTACGGCCGCCCTTCGCCCACTCCTGGACGCGACGCACGAGGCGTCCGGGCTTCAGAGTGAATCGTTTGACGTCTTGGCTTCACTGCGCCGGAACGGATCGCCCCATCAGCTTTCGCCGACGGATCTCTACCGTGAAATGATGCTGACCTCGGGCGCCATGACGAACCGCATCGACCGGCTCGAGGAAGCTGGGCTCGTCGCGCGACGTGCCGATCCAAACGATCGGCGAGGTACGCTCGTGCGACTGACGCCGAAAGGCAAGACCCTCATCGACAATGCGACAACAAAGCATGTCGCAAACGAAGAGCGTCTGCTCTCCGTGCTGACCTTACGCGAACAACAACAATTGAACGACATACTTCGCAAGCTGCTGATCGCTCTTGGCGATACGGGTTAA
- a CDS encoding VOC family protein, producing MSIKILAVDHIVFNVADIERSLEFYSRGLGLRAERVAEFRAGKVPFPSVRINAETIIDFFPPSYHKAAPGGQNVNHIALTLENTPTQIEAFLKEQGIEIAREMTGNFGARGDTAHAFHVFDPDGNMLELHAYAD from the coding sequence ATGAGCATTAAGATATTAGCGGTCGACCACATCGTTTTCAACGTCGCTGACATCGAGAGAAGTCTCGAATTCTACTCGCGCGGACTCGGATTGCGAGCTGAGCGAGTGGCTGAATTCCGCGCCGGGAAAGTGCCGTTTCCATCCGTGCGCATCAACGCCGAAACGATCATCGATTTCTTCCCACCCTCATATCACAAAGCCGCACCCGGCGGGCAGAACGTCAACCACATCGCGCTCACGCTCGAAAACACGCCCACCCAGATCGAAGCTTTTCTCAAAGAGCAGGGGATTGAGATCGCTCGGGAGATGACCGGAAACTTCGGCGCTCGGGGCGATACCGCGCACGCGTTTCACGTCTTCGATCCGGACGGAAACATGCTGGAGCTGCACGCATATGCCGACTGA
- a CDS encoding cysteine dioxygenase family protein gives MQTSSFQRLIADVRTTLASGLRDQAAGRVASVLEPYLSDLGLLEAESLQPDPERYRQYVLHVEPEGFFTIAALVWLPGQKTPIHDHISWCTVGVYQGCELEVQYALESTSVKSAPTATCSALRKAGEVQALTPGADVHEVANPGPGIAISLHIYGADLNEIGSSIRRSYQL, from the coding sequence GTGCAAACATCTTCGTTTCAGCGTCTGATAGCGGACGTCCGAACGACGCTGGCTTCGGGGCTGCGCGATCAGGCTGCCGGCCGGGTTGCGAGCGTCCTAGAACCATATCTTAGCGATTTGGGATTGCTAGAAGCAGAGAGCTTACAGCCCGATCCAGAGCGCTATCGACAATACGTTCTTCACGTTGAGCCCGAGGGTTTCTTCACGATTGCAGCGCTCGTCTGGCTTCCGGGACAAAAGACGCCGATCCACGACCATATCTCCTGGTGCACGGTCGGCGTCTATCAAGGTTGCGAGCTCGAAGTGCAATACGCGCTGGAATCAACAAGCGTGAAGAGTGCGCCGACGGCTACGTGCTCGGCTCTGCGTAAGGCCGGAGAAGTGCAAGCACTCACTCCGGGTGCGGACGTACATGAAGTCGCGAACCCGGGTCCTGGAATTGCGATCTCATTGCATATCTACGGCGCAGACCTCAACGAGATCGGCTCCAGCATTCGGCGTTCGTACCAGCTGTGA
- a CDS encoding GNAT family protein, whose protein sequence is MGQPIGDALPNWTPRPLPDGKVLTGRYCRLERLEARHGDQLYAAASEDDASAFTYLFYGPFASRAEFDEWLRGACASQDPLYYAIVESSGTVVGFASYLRVEPKIGVIEVGNVYFSRRLRQTPAATEAMYLMMRHVFVDLGYRRYEWKCDSRNAPSRKAADRLGFVFEGIFRQATVYKGRNRDTAWFSVIDKEWPKVGAALEQWLDPANFDAGRQRKSLTALRGS, encoded by the coding sequence TTGGGTCAACCAATCGGCGACGCGCTTCCAAATTGGACTCCGCGCCCTCTTCCGGACGGGAAGGTTCTCACCGGAAGATATTGCCGGCTCGAACGCCTCGAGGCGCGTCACGGTGACCAGCTGTATGCCGCCGCGTCAGAAGACGACGCCTCCGCTTTTACGTACCTGTTCTACGGCCCGTTCGCGAGCCGGGCAGAATTCGACGAATGGTTGCGAGGCGCATGCGCATCGCAAGATCCGTTATACTATGCAATCGTCGAGAGCAGCGGAACCGTCGTTGGTTTCGCGAGCTACCTTCGCGTCGAGCCGAAAATCGGCGTCATCGAGGTCGGCAACGTGTACTTCTCGCGCCGTTTGCGGCAAACTCCGGCCGCGACCGAGGCCATGTATCTGATGATGCGGCACGTCTTCGTGGATTTGGGATATCGCCGCTATGAGTGGAAGTGCGATTCGCGAAACGCACCCTCACGGAAAGCGGCGGACCGTCTTGGCTTCGTCTTCGAAGGAATATTTCGGCAAGCAACCGTCTATAAGGGACGCAACCGCGATACTGCTTGGTTCTCGGTCATCGACAAAGAGTGGCCGAAGGTCGGCGCCGCACTCGAGCAGTGGCTCGACCCCGCCAACTTTGATGCGGGCCGTCAGCGCAAATCGCTAACCGCATTGCGCGGGAGTTAG
- a CDS encoding substrate-binding domain-containing protein, whose translation MLAFALLPLVILCAGATSSVVDRIAAEFGHQTSRAVIVRVGTVGQIQLQLARHEAADVVIVSGKAMKSLTRRRAIVPGTRADLGRSGMGIGVRAGAPLPDISSTEALKRTLLAARSIAATDPKAGASSGIYFKHMLVRMGIAATVAPKETLVPGGHSCDLVARGKAELCAQNITEIVPVKGVALVGPFPAGVQNYITYSAAVLTRAASPDAARAFVSSLSAPRRAPLWRHAGFAPS comes from the coding sequence ATGCTCGCATTCGCTCTTCTTCCGCTCGTCATTCTTTGCGCCGGCGCGACGTCGTCGGTCGTCGACCGTATCGCGGCTGAGTTTGGACATCAAACCAGTCGCGCAGTTATCGTGCGTGTGGGAACGGTTGGGCAGATTCAACTGCAACTCGCGCGCCACGAAGCAGCCGACGTCGTCATCGTCTCCGGAAAGGCGATGAAGTCCCTCACGCGGCGGCGCGCGATCGTCCCCGGGACGCGAGCGGATCTGGGTCGCAGCGGGATGGGGATCGGTGTGCGCGCCGGCGCACCGCTGCCCGACATTTCATCGACCGAGGCTTTGAAACGAACGTTGCTCGCCGCGCGCTCGATCGCTGCGACCGATCCGAAAGCGGGCGCGTCGAGCGGCATATACTTCAAGCACATGCTCGTGCGGATGGGAATCGCGGCCACCGTTGCACCCAAGGAAACGCTTGTCCCAGGCGGACACTCGTGCGATTTGGTCGCGCGCGGTAAGGCCGAGCTGTGCGCACAAAACATCACCGAGATCGTCCCCGTCAAGGGTGTCGCGCTCGTAGGCCCGTTCCCCGCCGGAGTCCAGAATTACATCACCTATTCCGCCGCTGTCTTGACCCGTGCGGCATCACCCGATGCTGCACGCGCGTTTGTTTCGTCGCTCAGCGCTCCGCGCCGTGCACCGCTCTGGCGCCATGCCGGCTTCGCACCGAGCTAG
- a CDS encoding TRAP transporter substrate-binding protein, whose product MSYTRKAFVGAASAFASIGFLRRPVDAAEFSLKLGFDQPVNHPMTIRASQAADKVKQESGGRLEVLVFPNNQLGGDSAMLTQVRSGATQMVLMSDGILSNVVPLAAIENVAFAFSTYKQAFDAMDGSLGGQMRVAIAKADLYPFAKIWCSGFKQVVNSVRPLNAPSDFKGLKFRVPPSPMETALFRAVDASAVPINFAETYVAMQTHLVDGASLPIATVETSKFYEVQKYLTKTNHIFTGYSLIAHAPTWQKLPKDLREMAERHFNVAGLLQRSDIIGLDDQAESKLIGEGMQIAHVNIAPFRRAMHDGGFYKTWKEQFGSDAWGALEKSAGTLT is encoded by the coding sequence ATGAGCTACACGCGCAAAGCTTTCGTCGGCGCCGCGTCGGCGTTTGCGTCCATAGGGTTCCTCCGTCGTCCGGTGGATGCGGCGGAGTTCAGTCTCAAGCTCGGTTTCGACCAGCCGGTCAATCACCCGATGACGATTCGCGCGTCACAGGCGGCCGATAAGGTCAAGCAAGAGTCGGGCGGCCGCCTTGAGGTGCTCGTGTTTCCGAACAATCAGCTGGGCGGCGACAGCGCGATGCTCACGCAAGTCCGTTCCGGTGCAACGCAGATGGTATTGATGTCCGACGGCATCCTTTCCAACGTCGTTCCCCTTGCAGCCATAGAGAACGTCGCGTTTGCGTTTTCGACCTACAAGCAGGCTTTCGATGCGATGGACGGTTCGCTCGGCGGCCAGATGCGCGTCGCGATCGCGAAAGCCGATTTGTATCCCTTCGCAAAGATTTGGTGCTCGGGGTTCAAGCAAGTTGTCAATAGCGTTCGACCGCTCAACGCGCCGAGCGACTTCAAGGGTTTGAAGTTCCGCGTGCCTCCGTCTCCGATGGAGACGGCGCTGTTCCGCGCGGTTGACGCGTCTGCCGTTCCGATCAATTTCGCGGAGACGTATGTGGCGATGCAGACGCATCTCGTCGACGGCGCATCCCTCCCGATTGCGACGGTTGAAACGTCGAAGTTCTACGAGGTTCAGAAGTATCTAACGAAAACCAATCACATCTTCACCGGATACTCGCTGATCGCGCACGCGCCGACATGGCAAAAATTGCCGAAAGACCTTCGGGAAATGGCGGAGCGGCACTTCAATGTCGCGGGACTCTTGCAACGCAGCGACATCATCGGACTCGACGACCAGGCGGAATCAAAGCTGATCGGCGAGGGCATGCAGATCGCGCACGTCAACATCGCCCCGTTTCGTCGGGCGATGCACGACGGCGGCTTCTACAAAACATGGAAGGAGCAGTTCGGAAGCGATGCGTGGGGCGCGCTGGAGAAATCGGCAGGGACGCTGACCTGA
- a CDS encoding MmgE/PrpD family protein, with translation MREAAENTRLACAQAAASSADDPVITALMELAGSLSGKSDRYYAALIAAVGAQHFPGAAPFGALMALGEALSEDKRLIAFAVGCEVNVRLAAALRAQMDRGWDAAGVAGVIGSGVTAALLLDAEEMMVARTIGIASSMTLGQRVAGATASARLIAGKASSNGVLAALLAQRDFTGPAGLESPRGYSAVFDVANVSAAFADFGERWTFAR, from the coding sequence GTGCGAGAGGCCGCGGAAAACACACGGCTTGCATGCGCGCAAGCGGCAGCCTCGTCAGCCGATGATCCCGTCATTACCGCGCTGATGGAGCTTGCCGGAAGCCTCAGCGGGAAAAGCGACCGGTATTACGCTGCGCTGATCGCCGCCGTGGGTGCGCAGCACTTCCCCGGCGCGGCTCCGTTCGGGGCCTTGATGGCGCTCGGCGAAGCGCTTTCGGAAGACAAGCGGCTCATAGCCTTTGCCGTCGGATGCGAAGTCAACGTCCGTCTTGCTGCGGCGCTGCGCGCACAGATGGATCGCGGGTGGGATGCGGCTGGTGTTGCCGGCGTGATTGGCAGCGGCGTCACGGCGGCGCTGTTGCTCGATGCAGAGGAGATGATGGTCGCGCGCACAATCGGAATCGCGTCGAGCATGACGCTCGGTCAACGCGTCGCAGGTGCGACTGCCAGCGCCCGATTGATCGCCGGCAAAGCCTCGTCGAATGGGGTTCTCGCGGCCTTGCTCGCGCAGCGCGATTTCACGGGACCAGCCGGCTTGGAAAGTCCGCGCGGATACAGCGCGGTCTTCGATGTCGCGAACGTGAGCGCAGCGTTCGCAGATTTTGGCGAGCGTTGGACCTTCGCACGATGA